The Cheilinus undulatus linkage group 2, ASM1832078v1, whole genome shotgun sequence genome has a window encoding:
- the LOC121523418 gene encoding apolipoprotein A-I-like, with translation MSFDDAPSALNHARSVMNMYLDIVKDSTLRALEQIDHAETRDMLKNHVQNTYQRIKDTQETVQPMTDGALATAIEATRDMRQSIAQEIESLKTDLEPKREHLRQVVQQHMDQYRAMIEPIAQEYQKRHEAEMETLRARLEPVMGELKEKITTNWEETKGALMPIIESVRAKGQTWLQAAKESAGPYVQEYKEQIKNYMTGAMEQARNINAEDLAALRGKVAPKAQEVAGKLKEIMEDIVAAINKA, from the exons ATGTCTTTTGATGATGCACCCTCAGCATTAAACCATGCTAGGAGTGTTATGAATATGTACCTGGACATTGTCAAAGACAGTACCCTCAGAGCTCTGGAACAGATTGACCATGCTGAAACCAG GGACATGCTGAAAAATCATGTGCAGAACACATACCAGAGGATCAAGGACACTCAGGAAACCGTCCAGCCTATGACTGACGGTGCTCTTGCCACTGCGATCGAAGCCACAAGAGACATGCGTCAATCTATCGCGCAAGAAATCGAAAGCCTGAAAACTGATCTTGAGCCCAAACGTGAACACCTGCGCCAAGTTGTCCAGCAGCACATGGACCAGTACCGTGCCATGATCGAGCCCATTGCCCAGGAGTACCAGAAAAGGCACGAAGCTGAAATGGAAACCCTGAGGGCCAGGCTGGAGCCAGTCATGGGAGagcttaaagaaaaaataacaaccaactgggaggagaccaaGGGTGCCCTGATGCCCATCATCGAGTCTGTGAGGGCCAAGGGTCAAACATGGTTGCAGGCCGCAAAGGAGAGTGCTGGCCCTTACGTCCAAGAATACAAGGAGCAAATCAAGAACTACATGACAGGTGCAATGGAGCAGGCTCGTAACATCAACGCTGAAGACTTGGCTGCCCTGCGCGGGAAGGTTGCACCAAAGGCCCAGGAAGTAGCTGGAAAACTCAAGGAAATCATGGAAGAcattgttgctgccatcaacaAGGCCTAA
- the LOC121526126 gene encoding apolipoprotein A-I-like — MEATAEMRESIMAEIDNLKLQLDPHREKAQEVFSSHLEQYQTIVGPIAEEYQRRSEAEMAALKAKLEPIGENLRELVPRNVEETKNALMPILGFLKSRGETWLQTAKEHVGPYIQAYKTEIKNFVRNTKERAGRITDEEWTSLREKVTAHGQKIAENLMEIKRDIFG; from the coding sequence ATGGAAGCCACAGCAGAAATGCGAGAATCCATTATGGCGGAAATTGATAACCTTAAATTACAGCTTGATCCCCACCGTGAAAAAGCACAAGAAGTTTTCAGCAGCCACCTGGAGCAGTACCAGACCATAGTTGGACCCATCGCTGAGGAATACCAAAGAAGGAGTGAAGCTGAAATGGCTGCCCTCAAGGCCAAGCTGGAGCCAATcggggaaaatctgagagaaCTAGTACCACGTAATGTGGAGGAAACCAAGAACGCCCTAATGcctattttgggatttttgaagtcAAGGGGGGAAACATGGTTGCAGACAGCAAAGGAGCATGTTGGCCCCTACATCCAAGCATACAAGACTGAGATCAAGAACTTTGTAAGAAATACAAAGGAGAGGGCAGGACGGATCACAGATGAAGAGTGGACATCCCTGCGTGAGAAGGTCACAGCACACGGCcaaaaaattgctgaaaatctCATGGAAATTAAGAGGGATATCTTTGGTTAG
- the LOC121522191 gene encoding apolipoprotein A-I-like: MPIYQCYSQANRSTSSHCIHRPTLHLLPLFPCNSCKLMLKQVTAETQPRRSKGTWGESKAEPGSETPIMNYLALTLALLLAVGSQAAHIPSMTAEDIPVYMQQLREAVDHHLAHGKQRIGTALEGVINPEISAQVKSLLQMVQANIQDKIQGTQETVRTVSDAVRTTVMEATAEMRESIMAEIDNLKLQLDPHREKAQEVFSSHLEQYQTIVGPIAEEYQRRSEAEMAALKAKLEPIGENLRELVPRNVEETKNALMPILGFLKSRGETWLQTAKEHVGPYIQAYKTEIKNFVRNTKERAGRITDEEWTSLREKVTAHGQKIAENLMEIKRDIFG, translated from the exons atgCCGATTTACCAATGCTACAGCCAAGCTAACCGCTCCACCAGCTCCCATTGTATACACAGACCCACACTACACCTCCTGCCCCTCTTCCCCTGTAActcttgcaaactcatgctaaaGCAG GTAACAGCAGAAACTCAGCCAAGAAGGAGTAAAGGCACATGGGGAGAGTCAAAAGCAGAGCCAGGTTCGGAG ACCCCCATCATGAACTACCTGGCTCTCACTTTGGCCCTTCTGCTGGCCGTCG GCTCACAGGCTGCTCACATCCCTTCCATGACTGCTGAAGACATACCCGTATACATGCAACAGTTGAGGGAGGCTGTGGATCACCACTTGGCCCATGGTAAACAACGTATTGGCACAGCCCTGGAGGGGGTGATAAATCCTGAAATCAG tgCTCAGGTCAAATCCCTTTTGCAAATGGTACAGGCAAACATCCAAGACAAGATCCAGGGAACTCAAGAAACTGTCCGAACCGTTTCTGATGCTGTCCGCACCACCGTAATGGAAGCCACAGCAGAAATGCGAGAATCCATTATGGCGGAAATTGATAACCTTAAATTACAGCTTGATCCCCACCGTGAAAAAGCACAAGAAGTTTTCAGCAGCCACCTGGAGCAGTACCAGACCATAGTTGGACCCATCGCTGAGGAATACCAAAGAAGGAGTGAAGCTGAAATGGCTGCCCTCAAGGCCAAGCTGGAGCCAATcggggaaaatctgagagaaCTAGTACCACGTAATGTGGAGGAAACCAAGAACGCCCTAATGcctattttgggatttttgaagtcAAGGGGGGAAACATGGTTGCAGACAGCAAAGGAGCATGTTGGCCCCTACATCCAAGCATACAAGACTGAGATCAAGAACTTTGTAAGAAATACAAAGGAGAGGGCAGGACGGATCACAGATGAAGAGTGGACATCCCTGCGTGAGAAGGTCACAGCACACGGCcaaaaaattgctgaaaatctCATGGAAATTAAGAGGGATATCTTTGGTTAG